TACGCCCTTCTTCTTGGAGGCTTCCTCAAAGAGGTTACGAAAGGAGCGCTCGCTCATGTCGTAGATGAAGCGCAGCTTCTGCTTCTCGCGCAGCCGCACCGCGTAGTCGGAGGGGCGACGGGCACGCTTTTGGCCGTGCTGCCCAGGGGCGTAGGGGCGGCGATCGAGGTACTTCTGAACTTTTTCGGTTTCGGCGATGTTAACGCCCAGCCGACGGGCGACCTTGACGATTGGACCACGGTAACGACCCATTTTGCTTGAGACCTCCTATGTCTCTCGAGGTTTATCCGCGGGTAAATCCGCGCACCAACGGGTTCCCGCGCGGGTCATGATGAAACCGGGAACCCAAAGTTTCATCACAGCAGTAAGGCATGGCTCCTTGCGTTGTTTCTGGGTTGAGCGGGCACTGGTCAAGGGTCAGGCCGTCTTGCGGAACTTCTTGCGCGGACGGCAGCCGTTGTGCGGCACTGGGGTATCGTCTACGATGCTGCGCACCTGCAACCCCGAAGCCTGTAAGGCGCGAATGGCCTGCTCACGGCCCGCACCCGTACCCCGCACCACCACTTCCACGCTGGTCATCCCGAAGTTCTGCGCCTTCTTGGCCGCGTCCATCGCGGCGAGCTGAGCAGCGTAAGGGGTACCCTTGCGGCTCCCTTTGTAGCCGATGACCCCGCCCGACGACCAGGTCACGGGGTTACCGTCGGGGTCGGTAATGGTTACGATGGTGTTGTTGTAGGAGGCGTGGATGAAAGCCCGCCCCCCGGAGACTTGGCGCTTGACCTTTTTCTTACGGGTGCTTGTCTTCTTCTCAGCCATACTCTCCTCGTTTCGGAGTATCAACTGGCCGTTAAATGAGGTATGCACTCAAACGGCACTGCTTCCTGGTGTTGTGCGTACTGCGTATTGTATATCGCAAAACCCCCACGATGGGCAATCCGCAATACGCCTACTTGCGGGGCGCCTTCTTTTTCCCGGCCACGGTCTTACGGGGGCCTTTACGGCTACGGGCATTGGTGCGGGTACGCTGCCCCCGGACCGGCAGACCCCGGCGGTGACGCAAGCCGCGGTAACAGCCGATATCCATCAGGCGCTTGATGTTCCCGGCGATCTCGGCGCGCAGCTCACCCTCGAGCTTGTAGGTGTTCTCGATGTGCTCGCGCAAACGCGCCACTTCAGCCTCCGAGAGGTCTTTCACCCGGGTCGCGGGGTCTACGTTAGCGGCGGCAAGCGCCTCCTTAGCGCGGGACCAGCCCACCCCAAAGATGTAGGTGAGGGCGACGTCTACCCGCTTGTTACGGGGGATTTCCACTCCGGCAATACGAGCCATGCCTCCTCCTTTCTAGGGCTCTAGCCCTGACGTTGCTTGTGCTTGGGGTTGGCGCAGATCACGTAGACCCGCCCGTGGCGGCGAACCACCTTGCAGTTCTCACACATTTTCTTGACCGATGCACGCACTTTCATGTCTTCCTCCAAGACGTGTTTGCTTCGCAAAGCAACCGCCTTACGCCGTACGTCTTACGCTAGGGGTGGGCCGCGTACGACGTATGGCTACCTCCTGTAGACGATCCGACCCCGGCTTGGGTCATAAGGGGTGATCTCCACCACCACCCGATCTCCCGGCAGGATGCGGATATAGTGCATCCGCATCTTGCCCGAGATATAGGCCAGAATCTCTGGGCCGCTATCCAGCTGCACCCGGAAGGTGGTATTGGGCAAGGCTTCGGTGATCACGCCCTCCGCCCGGATGGTATCTTCCTTCTTCGCCAAGCCGACCCTCCTGTGGTCACCGCGCGAGCACGCCGGGAGCAACCCTTGGGCTTCCCGTAAGAAGCCTCGGCCCCTCCTCGGTGATGGCTACGGTGTTTTCGTAGTGGGCGGCCAGGTTGCCTCTGCCGGCGGTGGCCGTCCAACCATCAGATAATATTACCAGGTTTGTGGGGAAAAGGGTAACCATCGGCTCAAAGGCCAAGGTCATGCCGGGGCGGAGCTTGGCCCCCTTGCCCGGCTCGCCGTAGTTGAGCACCGAGGGATCCTCGTGGAGTTCGCGCCCCACCCCGTGCCCGCTCATCTCGCGCACAATCCATAGCCCGTGCTTTTTCTCCACGAACTCCTGCACGGCATGGGCCACATCCCCCAGGCGATGGCCGGGCTTTAGGTATTCGAACCCTACCCAAAAAGCCTCCTCGGTGACCCGCATCAGCCGCTCGGCCTCGGGGCTCACCTTGCCGATGGCGTAGGTGCGGGCCATGTCGGTGGTGAAGCCTTGATAGGTGAACAAAAAGTCCACCTTGAGCAGCTGGCCCTCCCGGAGGGGCTTCTTATCGGGGAGGCCGTGGACCACCACATCGTCTACGGACATGCAGGTGGCGCTGGGAAAGGGAACGCTGCCCCCAGCCCGGTAGCCGATCTGAGGGGCCCGCCCCCCCTTGGCGCGGATCGCCTCGAGCACGATCTGGTCAAGCTCATAGGTGCTCACGCCCGGGCGAATGTGGGGCTCTAAAAGAGCGAAGATCTCGGTGTGCAGGCGGCCCGTTTCAGCCATCCGCTCGAGTTCCCACCGGCTTTTGATGTTGATGGCCATCAGGAAAGGGCCCCCGCGATACGCTCGTAGACCTCGTCGGGAGTGCCTAAGCCTTCGATGCGGCGCAGGACCCCCGTGCTTTCGTAGTAGCTCACCAACGGCTGGGTCTGCTGGGTGTAGACCTCGAGGCGGCGGCGGATGGTGGCCTCGTTGTCATCGGAGCGGCCCTCCTTGTGGGCCCGCTCCAGGAGGCGCCGGATAAGCTCTTCCTGCTTTACGTCCACCAGCAACACGCCCCGCAGCCGGATGCCCAGTTCGGCCAACAGCTTGTCCAGGGCCTGGGCCTGGGCGATGGTACGGGGGAAGCCGTCGAAGATCACGTGAGGGGTCTCCAAGCTGGCGAGTTCCTCCCGCACCATGGCCAGGATCAGGTCGTCAGGCACGAGGTCACCCCGGTCCATGATGGGCTTGGCGAGCTGCCCCAGCTCGGTGTTCCCGGCCACATGCTCGCGCAGAAGGTCCCCCGTAGAGAGCTTCTTGTAGCCCAGCCCAGAGGCCAGGCGGGCCGCCTGGGTACCTTTACCAGCCCCCGGCGGCCCTAAAAAGATCACTGCGTCTCCTGCCATTTCAGAAGCGGCCCCGTCCGCGGATACGGCCTTTGGTCATGAAGCCTTCGTAGTTCCGCAGCATCAGCTGGGATTCAATCTGGCGCAAAGTGTCGAGGGCCACCCCCACCACGATCAACAGGCTGATGCCGGAGAAGTGGTAGATGAGGGTGGTGACCCCGGTGAGGTTTTGCATCAGGGTGGGCAGCGCAGCCACCAATCCCAAGAACAAAGCCCCCCATAGGGTCAGCCGGGAGACGATGTGCTCGAGAAACTTCACCGTAGGTTCGCCGGGGCGAATGCCGGGGATAAACCCCCCGTACTCGCGCAGGTTCTCGGCGATGCGCCGGGGATCAAACTGCACGGCGGTGTACACGTAGGTGAAGGCTACGATCAAGACCACCTCGATGATGAGCCCGGAGAGGTGGCGCGGGTTGAAGAAGTTGGCGATGGTCTGGAGGGTAGGGTTATCCACCGTGCCGGTGAAGAAGATGGGGATCTGGAGCAAAGCCGCTGCGAAGACGATCGGCACCACCCCTGCCGCGTTGAGCTTGATGGGGATGTAAGTAGCCTGCCCGCCAAAGACCCGGCGGCCCACCACCTTGCGCGCGTACTGCACAGGGATGCGCCGCTCAGACTGCTGCACCGCCGCCATCCCAGCGAAGGCCGCCACCACGAAGGCGAAAAAAAGGATCAGAGCGATCAGGTTGATCTCCCCGGTGCGTACGAGGCCGAAGGTCTGGATGATCTGAGGCAACCAGGAGGCTACGATCCCCCCCATGATGATCATGCTGGTTCCATTACCCACCCCGTACTCGGTGATGCGCTCGGCCAACCACAGCAAAATGGCGATCCCCGCAACCTGGGTCACCACCACCACTAGCCACAAAAAGGGCCCTGGTGACCAGCCGGGTAGCAAAAAAGCCCCGCTTTGCGATCCCAGAAAGGTCGTAGCCAGAAAGAAGCCTTGGACGGCCCCTAGGGCAACCCCTGCGATTCGGGTGTACTGGTTGATGATCCGGCGGCCCTCCTCACCCTCTTTTTGCAGCTTCTCCAGCGACGGGACGATGGTCACCAACAGCTGCATGATGATGGCCGCGGTGATGTAAGGCATAATCCCCAAGGCAAAAATCGAGAAGCGCTCGAAGTTGCCGCCGGAAAAGAGGTTGATGATGCCCAGGGCACTGCCCGCGGGGTTGGTGTTGAGGAAGCTGATGATCTTGTCGTAGTCCACCCCAGGGGTGGGGATAAAGGTACCCAGGCGGTACAGGGCCAAAACGATCAGCGTGAAGATCACTCGAGAGCGGAGCTCAGGGATCAGCAGGGCATCCCGGAAGGCCCGGAGCATCTTAGGCCTCCTTGGAGCCGGACGCGGTGGAGCCAATGACTATGGCCTGACCCCCGGCCGCCTGAATCTTCTCCGCAGCCGCCTTGGAGAACTTATGGGCCGAAACCGTGAGGGCAGCGCTCAGCTCGCCCGAAGAGAGCACCTTCACCGGGTAGCCGGGGCGCACTAGGCCGGCCCGGGCTAACGCCTCGGGGGTGACCTCTCCGCTTTGGAAGCGCCCCGCGATAGCCCCCAGGTTCACCACCTGATACTCCACCCGGGCAATCTCGCCCGGCTGTTGCCCCCGCATGCCGCGCTTGGGCAAACGCATCAGCAAGGTGGAACGCCCACCCTCGAAGCGGGCCGGGTTCTTCAGACCACCGGAGCGCGACTTCTGACCCTTATGACCACGACCCGCGGTCTTGCCGTGCCCGGAGCCGGGGCCGCGGGCCACGCGTTTTCTCTTCTTGTTGGCTCCGGGGTTAGGACGCAGATCGGAGAGTTTCATGATTTGGCCTCCACGATGGTGACCAGGTGGGCCACCTTGCGCAGGTTGCCGCGCACGGCCGGGTTATCCGGCAGTTCCCGCTCGCGGTGCATCTTGGTAAGCCCCAACGCCTTCAACGCATCCTTCTGGTCCTTGGGGTAACCGATGGGGCTTTTGGTGAGCTTAACGCGAAGGGTAGCCATCAAGCCACCTCCGGCTGGGCCGTTTGGTCGGATTTGCGCAAGCGCTTGACATCCTCCCAGGTCTGGAGCTGACGCAGGGCTTCCATGGTGGCGTAGGCGATATTGACCGGATTGCGCGAACCGAGCTCCTTGGTGAGGATGTCGGTGACCCCGGCCAGCTCGAGAATCGCCCGCGGAACCGCCCCGGCAATGACCCCCGTGCCCGGAGCCGCCGGGCGCAGCAGGATGGTAGAGGAGCCCCAGGTCACCTGGATCTCGTGAGGGATGGTACCGCCTTGCAGCGGGACCTCCACCAAGCTCCGGCGGGCATAGTTCTGGGCCTTTTGCACGGCCAGCGGGACTTCCTTAGCCTTGCCCAGCCCCAGCCCTACCCGGCCTTGGCGGTCTCCCACCACCACCAACGCGCCGAAGCGGAAGCGGCGTCCACCCTGATAGGTTTTCGCGGTACGGCGCACCACGATCATCTTCTCTTCAAAATCGGTCTCGGGCATTCGCTACTCCTTAGAACTCTAAGCCACCCTCACGGGCTCCTTCCGCCAAGGCCTTGACCCGACCGTGGTACTTGTAGGCCCCCCGGTCAAAAACCACCTGGGTAATGCCTTTGGCCTTAGCCGCCTCGGCCACGGCCTGGCCAACCTTTTTGGCCACCTCGGTCTTATTGCCGCGGAGGCCTAGGGCCTTGCTCGAGGCCGCAGCCAGGGTGACCCCTCGGGTATCGTCGATGATCTGCGCGTAGATGTGCTGCAAGCTGCGGAACACCGAGAGCCGGGGGCGGCCCGCGTTCCGCACCCGGTTGCGCACCCGGTGCTTGCGGCGGTCAAAAGCGGTGAGCTTGGACATGCTTAACCCCCTTACTTGGTCGTGCCGGCTTTGCCGGGCTTGAGCTTGATGGGCTCGTCGGCGTAGTAGATGCCTTTTTCGTGGTAGGCGCTAGGCTCACGCACGGCGCGTAAGTTGGCCGCGGTCTGGCCCACCAGCTGCTTGTCAATACCCTTCACCAGGATCTTGGTCGGTTCGGGGACCTCAAAGGTGATGCCCGCGGGGGGCTCGACCACCACCGGGTGGCTGTACCCTACGGTGAGCTCGAGGTTCTTGCCGGTGAGCTTGGCCCGGTAACCAATGCCCTTGATCAGCATCTCCCGGGTATAGCCCTCGGAGACCCCCTTTATGGCGTTGGCTACCAGGGTCCGGGTCAAGCCGTGCAGGCTTTTGTGGCGGCGCTGCTCGCTGGGGCGCTCGATCTGCACCAAACCGTTCTCCACCTTGACTTTCATCTCCGGGTCAATCGGCACGTTGAGTTCGCCCTTGGGGCCTTTGACCTTAACGGCCGCGTAGACCACCTCCACATTCACGCCCTTGGGCAAGGTAATGGGTTGCTTACCGATGCGGCTCATTACCACACCTCGCAGATGAGTTCGCCGCCCACGCCCAGCTTGCGGGCTTCGCGGTCCACCAGCACGCCTTTGGAAGTAGAGATGATCGCCATCCCCAGGCCCTTACGTACCACGGGAACCTGCCCTGCGGTGACGTATACGCGGCGCCCCGGGCGGCTCACCCGCCGGATGTGCCGGATCACTTGTTCGCGGCGGGGGCCGTACTTGAGGGCAAGCCGCAAAACCGGTTTGCCCTCTACCTCCACCTTCTCGTACCCCTTCAAGAAGCCCTCGCGCACCAGGATGCGGGCGATTTCCTCCTTGAAGCGGCTGGCCGGAACGTCTACGCTCTCCTTGTACACGATGAGCGCGTTACGAATCCGGGTCAGCATGTCGGCAATCGGATCGCTGTTCATTGATCACTCTCCATTTATCGCTTTCGGCCAAAGCGCGGTATCGGAAGAAGCCATCCGACCGTACGCTTCGCTTAGGTCACCCCTCGCTCGTGGGCGACCTTACCAACTGGCCTTCCCTACCCCAGGAAGCTGGCCCTTGTGGGCTAGCTCGCGGATGCAGATGCGGCACAGACCGAAGTAGCGGTAGACCGCACGGGGGCGGCCGCAGCGCTCGCAACGGGTATAAGCCCG
The Meiothermus sp. Pnk-1 genome window above contains:
- a CDS encoding adenylate kinase; translated protein: MAGDAVIFLGPPGAGKGTQAARLASGLGYKKLSTGDLLREHVAGNTELGQLAKPIMDRGDLVPDDLILAMVREELASLETPHVIFDGFPRTIAQAQALDKLLAELGIRLRGVLLVDVKQEELIRRLLERAHKEGRSDDNEATIRRRLEVYTQQTQPLVSYYESTGVLRRIEGLGTPDEVYERIAGALS
- the secY gene encoding preprotein translocase subunit SecY, encoding MLRAFRDALLIPELRSRVIFTLIVLALYRLGTFIPTPGVDYDKIISFLNTNPAGSALGIINLFSGGNFERFSIFALGIMPYITAAIIMQLLVTIVPSLEKLQKEGEEGRRIINQYTRIAGVALGAVQGFFLATTFLGSQSGAFLLPGWSPGPFLWLVVVVTQVAGIAILLWLAERITEYGVGNGTSMIIMGGIVASWLPQIIQTFGLVRTGEINLIALILFFAFVVAAFAGMAAVQQSERRIPVQYARKVVGRRVFGGQATYIPIKLNAAGVVPIVFAAALLQIPIFFTGTVDNPTLQTIANFFNPRHLSGLIIEVVLIVAFTYVYTAVQFDPRRIAENLREYGGFIPGIRPGEPTVKFLEHIVSRLTLWGALFLGLVAALPTLMQNLTGVTTLIYHFSGISLLIVVGVALDTLRQIESQLMLRNYEGFMTKGRIRGRGRF
- the rpmJ gene encoding 50S ribosomal protein L36 produces the protein MKVRASVKKMCENCKVVRRHGRVYVICANPKHKQRQG
- the infA gene encoding translation initiation factor IF-1; translation: MAKKEDTIRAEGVITEALPNTTFRVQLDSGPEILAYISGKMRMHYIRILPGDRVVVEITPYDPSRGRIVYRR
- the rpmD gene encoding 50S ribosomal protein L30; protein product: MATLRVKLTKSPIGYPKDQKDALKALGLTKMHRERELPDNPAVRGNLRKVAHLVTIVEAKS
- the rplO gene encoding 50S ribosomal protein L15, with product MKLSDLRPNPGANKKRKRVARGPGSGHGKTAGRGHKGQKSRSGGLKNPARFEGGRSTLLMRLPKRGMRGQQPGEIARVEYQVVNLGAIAGRFQSGEVTPEALARAGLVRPGYPVKVLSSGELSAALTVSAHKFSKAAAEKIQAAGGQAIVIGSTASGSKEA
- the map gene encoding type I methionyl aminopeptidase, whose translation is MAINIKSRWELERMAETGRLHTEIFALLEPHIRPGVSTYELDQIVLEAIRAKGGRAPQIGYRAGGSVPFPSATCMSVDDVVVHGLPDKKPLREGQLLKVDFLFTYQGFTTDMARTYAIGKVSPEAERLMRVTEEAFWVGFEYLKPGHRLGDVAHAVQEFVEKKHGLWIVREMSGHGVGRELHEDPSVLNYGEPGKGAKLRPGMTLAFEPMVTLFPTNLVILSDGWTATAGRGNLAAHYENTVAITEEGPRLLTGSPRVAPGVLAR
- the rpsK gene encoding 30S ribosomal protein S11 gives rise to the protein MAEKKTSTRKKKVKRQVSGGRAFIHASYNNTIVTITDPDGNPVTWSSGGVIGYKGSRKGTPYAAQLAAMDAAKKAQNFGMTSVEVVVRGTGAGREQAIRALQASGLQVRSIVDDTPVPHNGCRPRKKFRKTA
- the rpsM gene encoding 30S ribosomal protein S13 yields the protein MARIAGVEIPRNKRVDVALTYIFGVGWSRAKEALAAANVDPATRVKDLSEAEVARLREHIENTYKLEGELRAEIAGNIKRLMDIGCYRGLRHRRGLPVRGQRTRTNARSRKGPRKTVAGKKKAPRK
- a CDS encoding type Z 30S ribosomal protein S14, which gives rise to MAKTSMIVKAKRTPKFSVRAYTRCERCGRPRAVYRYFGLCRICIRELAHKGQLPGVGKASW
- the rplR gene encoding 50S ribosomal protein L18, with the translated sequence MSKLTAFDRRKHRVRNRVRNAGRPRLSVFRSLQHIYAQIIDDTRGVTLAAASSKALGLRGNKTEVAKKVGQAVAEAAKAKGITQVVFDRGAYKYHGRVKALAEGAREGGLEF
- the rpsE gene encoding 30S ribosomal protein S5; this encodes MPETDFEEKMIVVRRTAKTYQGGRRFRFGALVVVGDRQGRVGLGLGKAKEVPLAVQKAQNYARRSLVEVPLQGGTIPHEIQVTWGSSTILLRPAAPGTGVIAGAVPRAILELAGVTDILTKELGSRNPVNIAYATMEALRQLQTWEDVKRLRKSDQTAQPEVA
- the rpsH gene encoding 30S ribosomal protein S8 gives rise to the protein MNSDPIADMLTRIRNALIVYKESVDVPASRFKEEIARILVREGFLKGYEKVEVEGKPVLRLALKYGPRREQVIRHIRRVSRPGRRVYVTAGQVPVVRKGLGMAIISTSKGVLVDREARKLGVGGELICEVW
- the rplF gene encoding 50S ribosomal protein L6; its protein translation is MSRIGKQPITLPKGVNVEVVYAAVKVKGPKGELNVPIDPEMKVKVENGLVQIERPSEQRRHKSLHGLTRTLVANAIKGVSEGYTREMLIKGIGYRAKLTGKNLELTVGYSHPVVVEPPAGITFEVPEPTKILVKGIDKQLVGQTAANLRAVREPSAYHEKGIYYADEPIKLKPGKAGTTK